In Desulfopila inferna, the DNA window GTCCGATGAGAAGCTCGGGAAATTCATATTTTTCCCCTAAATAGTCACAGGCACTCAACAGATCCTCGACATTTGAGGAAAAATTGGTATTTGAAAAGTCGCCCTGACTGTTTCCCAGTCCGGTAAAATCAAAACGTAAAACGCCAATACCGGCGGCGGCTAGAGTTTTGGAGATAACATGGGCGGCAATAATATCTTTTGAACAGGTAAAGCAGTGGGCAAACAAGGCAAATGCACGCGGAGACGACGGTGGGAGTTCCAACTTTCCTGACAATATCTCACCGTTTCTGTTGGGAAAATCAAATCGCATCATATCCTCCAGTATCTGACTTGAACGGCTGATCTGTATCCACCTTCAGGTTATCGTATTTCCACATGAAGATCCAGCAGTATCGGGCTCCGGTTATAATCATCAAAGCGTCTCCCTGTTCCCCTCTTTATAAGTGCGGAGAGACGATTACTGGATTTATGGCAAAAGGATATTGGAGAAGAGATGAGCCGCAGCGAGATCTCCGCTGCGACTCCTTCGGGGAGAGAGGATAAAGAAGGGAGGTGACAACTATCTTGAGTACACCTCTGCCAGTGCTTTTTTCCGGGGCAGTACGCCGGCGGCGAAAATCATCATTTCCGGATCCGTCTCTTCTATGTATTTTTTCATTTTTCTGAGCATATTACTCTCGATCTGACGGATACGTTCTCTGGAGATACCAAATATTTCGGAGATCTTCTGCAAGGTCAGGGGATCGTCCGTGAGAAGCCTCTTCTCAAGTATCATTTTTTCTTTTTCGTTGTGGCTCCCCTCGAGATCCTGAACCAGTGAATGGACTCTTTTTTTCATATCGCGGCTGCAAAGTATGTCTTCAATTCCAGGGTCATTACTGGCAATGAAGTCCTTTTTTTCGGTTTCGGAGTCCGAACCGATTGGACTTTCCAGCGATACCTCCTCATTATCCAGACGGCAGCCCATTTCCTCGATATCCGATGTTTTCACATTGAGCCGCTCGGCCAATAGCCGCGGTTCCGCCACATAACCCTTTATTTCAAGTGCCTTTTTTTCCTTG includes these proteins:
- a CDS encoding sigma-70 family RNA polymerase sigma factor, which produces MAFTKKHSRSIEQFIFPLVSTTRQGTALNSKNQEFNRYLKEIGQYELLSREEMEKMAIRVIEDNDQEAAYRLISANLRLVVKVAMDFQKFWMQNFMDLVQEGNIGLIKAVRKFDPHKGVRFSYYATYWIRAYILKFLMNNRRLVKLGTTQAQRKLFFSLNKEKKALEIKGYVAEPRLLAERLNVKTSDIEEMGCRLDNEEVSLESPIGSDSETEKKDFIASNDPGIEDILCSRDMKKRVHSLVQDLEGSHNEKEKMILEKRLLTDDPLTLQKISEIFGISRERIRQIESNMLRKMKKYIEETDPEMMIFAAGVLPRKKALAEVYSR